A region from the Aliarcobacter thereius LMG 24486 genome encodes:
- the gltS gene encoding sodium/glutamate symporter, translating to MNFTFNAYYTLIAAVIVLLLGKFLVNRISFLRRYNIPEPVAGGLVAAFITTIVYNFWGYSITTNSDLQTSFMLIFFASIGLSANFYKLKEGGSSLVIFLFVIAFFILIQDFIGISLATLLGIDPLIGLIAGSITLTGGHGTAGAWGEILETKYAIEGATTLGMAAATFGLVMGGVIGGPLAKFLINKHKLAEEKDFENDKENDDKKTIDEFVPFEYPRAVRLITTNSAITTLGLFAACLAFADFMTNITKGSSFELPTFVWALGGGVLLRNILENLLKIEIFDRAIDVFGNAALSLYLAMALLSLKLWQLSDLAGSLTIILLTQVLAMVLYAYFITFRVMGKNYDASVLAAGHCGFGLGATPTAVANMQAITNTYGSSSKAFLIVPLCGAFFVDLINASIIQTILKFLG from the coding sequence ATGAATTTTACATTTAATGCATATTATACTTTAATAGCAGCCGTTATAGTTCTATTACTAGGGAAATTTTTAGTAAATAGAATAAGTTTTTTAAGAAGGTACAATATACCTGAACCAGTAGCTGGAGGACTTGTAGCAGCATTTATAACAACTATTGTTTATAATTTTTGGGGTTATAGTATAACAACAAATAGTGATTTACAAACTAGTTTTATGTTGATATTTTTTGCTTCAATTGGTCTAAGTGCAAACTTTTACAAATTAAAAGAGGGTGGTTCTAGCCTTGTTATTTTCTTATTTGTTATTGCTTTTTTCATTTTAATTCAAGATTTTATTGGAATATCTCTTGCTACACTTTTAGGAATAGACCCTCTTATTGGTTTAATAGCAGGTTCTATAACTTTAACAGGTGGTCATGGAACAGCTGGTGCTTGGGGTGAAATTCTTGAAACAAAATATGCAATAGAAGGTGCAACAACTTTAGGTATGGCTGCTGCAACTTTTGGTCTTGTAATGGGAGGAGTTATTGGTGGTCCTCTTGCAAAATTCTTAATTAATAAGCATAAATTAGCAGAAGAAAAAGATTTTGAAAATGATAAAGAGAATGATGATAAAAAAACTATTGATGAGTTTGTTCCTTTTGAATATCCAAGAGCAGTAAGATTAATTACTACAAATAGTGCTATTACAACTTTAGGTCTTTTTGCAGCTTGTTTAGCATTTGCTGATTTTATGACAAATATTACAAAAGGCTCTTCTTTTGAACTTCCTACATTTGTTTGGGCTTTAGGTGGTGGAGTTTTATTAAGAAATATTTTGGAAAATTTATTAAAGATTGAGATTTTTGATAGAGCTATTGATGTATTTGGAAATGCTGCTTTATCTTTATATTTAGCTATGGCTTTACTATCTTTAAAGCTTTGGCAATTATCAGATTTAGCAGGTTCTTTAACTATTATTTTATTAACTCAAGTTCTTGCTATGGTTTTATATGCTTACTTTATTACTTTTAGAGTTATGGGTAAAAACTACGATGCAAGTGTTTTAGCAGCTGGTCATTGTGGTTTTGGACTTGGAGCTACTCCAACAGCAGTTGCAAATATGCAAGCAATTACAAATACTTATGGTTCTTCTTCAAAAGCATTTTTAATAGTTCCTCTTTGTGGAGCATTTTTTGTAGATTTAATTAATGCTTCTATTATTCAAACTATTTTAAAGTTTTTAGGTTAA
- the ruvX gene encoding Holliday junction resolvase RuvX, giving the protein MKIASLDIGLKRVGVSICLMNDVVTPLPAIIRKNRNQAAKDVNSFLEEWEIEKLIIGLPSSNIDTQNRIKHFTNLLNLKIPFEFQEENLSSIEAKELMKGEVKHIRDGRIDSIAAKIILERYLRKKL; this is encoded by the coding sequence TTGAAAATAGCTTCTTTAGATATTGGTTTAAAAAGAGTTGGAGTTTCTATATGTTTAATGAATGATGTAGTGACTCCTCTTCCAGCTATTATAAGAAAAAATAGAAATCAAGCTGCTAAAGATGTTAACTCTTTTTTAGAAGAATGGGAAATTGAAAAATTAATAATTGGGCTTCCTAGTTCAAATATTGATACGCAAAATAGGATAAAACACTTTACTAATCTTCTTAATTTAAAAATTCCTTTTGAATTTCAAGAAGAAAACTTAAGTTCAATAGAAGCAAAAGAGCTTATGAAAGGTGAAGTAAAGCATATAAGGGATGGAAGAATAGATTCTATCGCTGCAAAAATTATTTTAGAAAGATATTTAAGAAAAAAACTATAA
- a CDS encoding methylenetetrahydrofolate reductase, which translates to MFEILIQKLQEDKFLTLETTPQHEPSMHNIIEKIKKFKIDSKVDGFTCTDNPLAKLKYSSLFAALKLQSEFKKPVIATMTMRDRNRIALQSDILGANDFDIRAILALTGDPAHMSDQPNSKGVFEANSLMLLKMIKSFNYGMDVSGRPFKIEPKQIFPFSVVNSYAKNFGSLEKKMHQKIQNGAVGVITQPVFNIENVKKLLESFENAKENVEGEKRKSQLILGLFPITKLRTALFLSAQVPGIHVPQLWIDELEKAHTISEEEEYKVGMQLSQNLFKEINKIHPKIHLMTSNNKFDVASELLS; encoded by the coding sequence ATGTTTGAAATACTTATTCAAAAACTTCAAGAAGATAAATTTTTAACTCTTGAAACAACACCTCAACACGAACCATCTATGCACAATATTATTGAAAAAATTAAGAAATTTAAAATTGATTCAAAAGTTGATGGTTTTACTTGCACAGATAACCCTTTGGCAAAATTAAAATATAGTTCACTTTTTGCAGCTCTAAAGCTTCAATCTGAGTTTAAAAAACCAGTAATTGCAACAATGACTATGCGAGATAGAAATAGGATTGCTTTACAATCAGATATATTAGGGGCAAATGATTTTGATATTAGAGCTATTTTAGCTCTTACAGGAGATCCTGCTCATATGAGTGATCAACCAAATAGCAAAGGTGTTTTTGAAGCAAATTCACTAATGCTTCTAAAAATGATTAAATCTTTTAATTATGGAATGGATGTATCAGGAAGACCATTTAAAATTGAACCTAAGCAAATTTTTCCTTTTTCTGTTGTAAACTCTTACGCGAAAAATTTTGGCTCATTGGAAAAAAAGATGCATCAAAAGATTCAAAATGGTGCTGTTGGCGTTATTACTCAACCTGTTTTTAATATTGAAAATGTTAAAAAACTTTTAGAATCTTTTGAAAATGCAAAAGAAAATGTTGAAGGGGAAAAAAGAAAATCTCAACTAATTCTTGGACTTTTTCCTATTACGAAGCTTAGAACTGCTCTTTTCTTATCTGCACAAGTTCCAGGAATTCATGTTCCTCAATTGTGGATTGATGAACTAGAAAAAGCACATACTATAAGTGAAGAAGAAGAGTATAAAGTAGGAATGCAATTAAGTCAAAATCTTTTTAAAGAGATAAATAAAATTCATCCAAAAATTCATCTAATGACTTCAAATAATAAATTTGATGTTGCAAGTGAACTTTTATCTTGA
- the serB gene encoding phosphoserine phosphatase SerB, with protein sequence MKLAVFDFDSTLMDGETIDILAEEFGLGDKVKQITEEAMSGRLDFFESLIQRVALLKGMEHKKVVDICANLPLMNGAYEVVSELKNMNYKVVCFSGGFRVGTSPAKDKLGLDADFSNILHEKDGVLTGLVGGDMMFSHSKGDMIRRLQKLLNVTKSNTLVCGDGANDLSMFYEADTRVAFCAKEVLKKEANIIIDTKDLRKILEHIKA encoded by the coding sequence ATGAAATTAGCAGTATTTGATTTTGACTCAACACTTATGGATGGAGAGACAATAGATATTTTAGCAGAAGAGTTTGGACTAGGGGATAAAGTTAAACAAATAACTGAAGAAGCTATGAGTGGAAGACTTGATTTTTTTGAATCATTAATTCAAAGAGTTGCTTTATTAAAAGGGATGGAACACAAAAAAGTTGTTGATATTTGTGCAAATTTACCTTTAATGAATGGAGCTTATGAGGTAGTTAGTGAACTAAAAAATATGAACTATAAAGTGGTTTGCTTTAGTGGTGGCTTTAGAGTTGGTACATCTCCTGCTAAAGATAAATTAGGACTTGATGCTGATTTCTCAAATATTCTACATGAAAAAGATGGAGTTTTAACAGGGCTTGTTGGTGGAGATATGATGTTTTCACACTCAAAAGGAGATATGATAAGAAGATTACAAAAACTTTTAAATGTTACAAAAAGTAATACTTTAGTTTGTGGAGATGGGGCAAATGATTTATCAATGTTCTATGAAGCTGATACAAGAGTTGCATTTTGTGCAAAAGAAGTTTTAAAAAAAGAAGCTAATATCATAATAGATACAAAAGACTTAAGAAAAATTTTAGAACATATAAAGGCTTAA
- a CDS encoding transaldolase: MKQFEDINYSIWCDFIERDFLENRFQEIINDEIIKGATSNPAIFESSITSSGAYEQQLLILQANDNKAIYEELAFTDIKRAAEILEPLYSNNSDNGFISIEVDPLLCDDAEATISEGLRISKYLNADNVMIKIPATQAGYIAMKELTSKGIHVNATLIFSVEQAIECAKALDEGIKASNKNIKAVVSVFVSRFDRAIDSDLILKGLTPSKLGIINATKCYHEIEKFGNKNIRTLFASTGVKGNGLSPTYYIDNLIYPNSINTAPLSTIEEWIKDGKKEACEILSEAKCDEYFEELSKEGFNVDEISKKLLEDGLESFKVSFKELLEKVKN; this comes from the coding sequence ATGAAACAATTTGAGGATATAAACTATTCAATTTGGTGTGATTTTATTGAAAGAGATTTTTTAGAAAATAGATTTCAAGAGATAATAAATGATGAAATAATTAAAGGTGCTACTTCAAATCCAGCTATTTTTGAATCATCAATTACATCTTCAGGAGCATATGAACAACAACTTTTAATACTTCAAGCAAATGATAATAAAGCTATTTACGAAGAACTAGCATTTACAGATATTAAAAGAGCAGCAGAAATTTTAGAACCACTTTACTCAAATAATAGTGATAATGGATTTATATCTATTGAAGTTGATCCACTTTTATGTGATGATGCAGAAGCAACAATTTCTGAGGGATTAAGAATCTCAAAATATCTAAATGCAGATAATGTAATGATTAAAATTCCAGCAACACAAGCTGGTTATATAGCTATGAAAGAACTTACAAGTAAAGGAATACATGTAAATGCAACACTTATTTTTTCAGTTGAACAAGCAATTGAGTGTGCAAAAGCTTTAGATGAAGGTATAAAAGCATCAAATAAAAATATAAAAGCTGTTGTTTCTGTATTTGTATCAAGATTTGATAGAGCTATTGATAGTGATTTAATCTTAAAAGGTTTAACTCCTTCAAAATTAGGGATAATAAATGCTACAAAATGTTATCACGAGATTGAGAAATTTGGAAATAAAAATATAAGAACTCTTTTTGCAAGTACAGGTGTAAAAGGAAATGGATTAAGTCCAACTTATTATATAGATAATTTAATTTATCCAAATAGTATAAATACAGCTCCTCTTTCAACTATTGAAGAGTGGATAAAAGATGGTAAGAAAGAAGCCTGTGAGATTTTAAGTGAAGCAAAATGTGATGAATATTTTGAAGAGCTATCAAAAGAGGGATTTAATGTAGATGAAATATCTAAAAAACTTCTAGAAGATGGTTTAGAATCTTTCAAAGTTTCATTTAAAGAGCTTTTAGAAAAAGTAAAAAATTAA
- a CDS encoding class II 3-deoxy-7-phosphoheptulonate synthase produces the protein MKNWNPHSWRNFPIKQQPTYNDLNILKAVEKEIASYPPLIFAGEALNLKKQLANVVNKEAFLLQGGDCAESFNVFNATNIKDLFKVMMQMAVVLTFSGGCPVVKVGRVAGQFAKPRSSDFEEINGISFPSYRGDIINDIDFTKEAREPNAKKLLKAYNQSAATMNLLRAFARGGMADLNQVHIWNLDFVKDNTLGTKYEEIADKISESLAFMKACGITSENTPQLNQTTLFTSHEALLLNYEEALTRRDSITGDWFNCSAHMLWIGDRTRDLDGAHLEYFRGIKNPIGCKVGPSMKEDELLRLIDALNPENEAGRLNLIVRMGNEKIAEHFPKLLARVEKEGKKVLWSSDPMHGNTIKAENGYKTRDFESILGEVKQFFQIHKAQGSYAGGIHLEMTGQNVTECTGSRSSAITQSDLASRYHTQCDPRLNADQALELSFMIAETLKEARK, from the coding sequence ATGAAAAACTGGAATCCTCATTCATGGAGAAATTTTCCAATAAAGCAACAACCGACTTATAATGATTTAAATATTTTAAAAGCTGTTGAAAAAGAGATTGCATCTTATCCACCTTTAATTTTTGCAGGAGAAGCACTAAACCTTAAAAAACAACTTGCAAATGTTGTAAACAAAGAAGCATTTTTACTTCAAGGTGGAGATTGTGCTGAGTCATTTAATGTATTTAATGCTACAAATATTAAAGATTTATTTAAAGTTATGATGCAAATGGCAGTTGTTCTTACATTTTCAGGTGGTTGTCCTGTTGTAAAAGTTGGTCGTGTTGCTGGGCAATTTGCTAAACCAAGAAGTTCAGATTTTGAAGAGATAAATGGAATAAGTTTCCCTTCTTATAGAGGAGATATTATAAATGATATTGATTTTACAAAAGAAGCAAGAGAACCAAATGCTAAAAAACTTTTAAAAGCATATAATCAAAGTGCTGCTACAATGAACCTTTTAAGAGCTTTTGCAAGAGGTGGAATGGCTGATTTAAATCAAGTACATATTTGGAATTTAGATTTTGTTAAAGATAATACTTTAGGAACAAAATATGAGGAGATTGCAGATAAAATTAGTGAGAGTTTAGCATTTATGAAAGCATGTGGGATAACAAGTGAAAATACTCCACAACTAAATCAAACTACACTTTTTACATCTCATGAAGCACTTTTGCTAAATTATGAAGAAGCACTTACAAGAAGAGATTCAATCACAGGAGATTGGTTTAACTGTTCTGCACATATGCTATGGATTGGAGATAGAACAAGAGATTTAGATGGTGCACACTTAGAGTATTTTAGAGGAATTAAAAATCCTATTGGTTGTAAAGTTGGACCATCTATGAAAGAAGATGAATTATTAAGATTAATTGATGCACTAAATCCAGAAAATGAAGCTGGAAGATTAAACTTAATTGTAAGAATGGGAAATGAAAAAATTGCAGAGCATTTTCCAAAACTTCTTGCAAGAGTTGAAAAAGAGGGCAAAAAAGTATTATGGTCAAGTGATCCAATGCACGGAAATACTATAAAAGCTGAAAATGGATATAAAACAAGGGATTTTGAATCTATTTTAGGAGAAGTTAAACAGTTTTTCCAAATACATAAAGCTCAAGGATCTTATGCTGGTGGAATTCATCTTGAAATGACTGGACAAAATGTAACTGAATGTACAGGAAGTAGATCTTCAGCTATTACTCAAAGTGATTTAGCAAGTAGATATCATACTCAATGTGATCCAAGACTAAATGCTGATCAAGCATTAGAACTATCATTTATGATAGCAGAAACTTTAAAAGAAGCTAGAAAATAA
- a CDS encoding arsenate reductase family protein, which translates to MIKVYGIKTCGSVRNALKFFKDNNIEVDFFDFKKETPDASKVKEWTKKADINLLFNNKGTKYKTLNLKELNLDENGKYEWLCKEPMLFKRPVIEFEDKLIVAWDEDEYKKIFI; encoded by the coding sequence ATGATAAAAGTTTACGGTATTAAAACTTGTGGAAGTGTAAGAAATGCTCTAAAGTTTTTTAAAGATAACAATATAGAAGTTGATTTCTTTGACTTTAAAAAAGAGACACCTGATGCTTCAAAAGTAAAAGAGTGGACAAAAAAAGCTGATATAAATTTACTTTTTAATAACAAAGGTACAAAATATAAAACTCTAAACTTAAAAGAGTTGAATCTTGATGAAAATGGAAAATATGAATGGCTTTGCAAAGAACCCATGCTTTTCAAAAGACCTGTTATTGAGTTTGAAGATAAACTTATCGTTGCTTGGGATGAAGATGAGTATAAGAAGATTTTTATATAA
- the gatC gene encoding Asp-tRNA(Asn)/Glu-tRNA(Gln) amidotransferase subunit GatC produces MVVDDNLIAKLEKLSSLKIEDENKDKIKKDISQMLEFINNLNEVDVSKVEAYVNPISGGTLLRDDISISSKEISDSILRNAPKSEDNHFVVPKIIE; encoded by the coding sequence ATAGTTGTAGATGATAACTTAATAGCAAAACTTGAAAAATTATCAAGTTTAAAAATAGAAGATGAAAACAAAGATAAAATAAAAAAAGATATTTCTCAAATGCTTGAGTTTATAAATAATTTAAATGAAGTTGATGTTTCAAAAGTTGAAGCATATGTAAATCCTATTTCTGGTGGAACTTTATTAAGAGATGATATCTCTATTTCAAGTAAAGAGATATCTGATAGTATCTTAAGAAATGCTCCAAAAAGTGAAGATAATCACTTTGTAGTTCCAAAGATTATTGAGTAA
- the tgt gene encoding tRNA guanosine(34) transglycosylase Tgt: MEFKIDATSKGARACTIKTANSTILTPVFMPVGTQGTVKALDATDLLKMGAKIILGNTYHLYLRPGSKIIKKLGGLHGFSKFSNSFLTDSGGFQAFSLSDNSKPDENGIMFKSHIDGSKHYFTPKSVLDTQYELNSDIMMILDDLVALPNTDERINKSIERTTKWAKEAISYHMEQKSKGIGTHQNIFAIIQGGTSKEFRKLSATQLCALEDFDGFAIGGLSVGEPNQDMYDTVEWTTQFMPINKPRYLMGVGTPEDLIENIERGIDMFDCVMPTRNARNGTLFTSFGRLNIKKAQFKEDILPIDEECSCFTCKNFTRAYLNHLLRAGEITYFRLASIHNIFYYLNLMNQARVAILENKWQEFKNEFYAKRAK; the protein is encoded by the coding sequence ATGGAATTTAAAATTGACGCAACTTCAAAAGGTGCAAGAGCTTGTACAATTAAAACAGCAAATAGCACAATATTAACTCCTGTTTTTATGCCTGTTGGAACTCAAGGAACTGTAAAAGCTCTTGATGCAACAGATTTATTAAAAATGGGTGCAAAAATCATTTTAGGAAACACTTATCATTTATACCTAAGACCTGGTAGTAAAATAATAAAAAAGCTTGGAGGACTTCATGGTTTTTCAAAATTTTCAAACTCTTTTTTAACTGATAGTGGTGGTTTCCAAGCTTTCTCACTAAGTGATAATTCGAAACCAGATGAAAATGGAATAATGTTTAAATCACATATTGATGGAAGTAAACATTACTTTACACCAAAAAGTGTTTTGGATACTCAGTATGAATTAAACAGTGATATTATGATGATTTTAGATGATTTAGTAGCTCTTCCAAATACAGATGAAAGAATAAATAAGTCAATAGAACGAACAACAAAATGGGCAAAAGAAGCAATCTCTTATCATATGGAACAAAAATCAAAAGGTATTGGAACACATCAAAATATTTTTGCAATAATTCAAGGTGGTACAAGCAAAGAGTTTAGAAAACTTAGTGCAACTCAACTTTGTGCTTTAGAAGATTTTGATGGATTTGCTATTGGGGGATTAAGTGTTGGTGAACCAAATCAAGATATGTATGATACAGTAGAGTGGACAACACAATTTATGCCAATAAACAAACCAAGATATCTTATGGGAGTTGGAACACCTGAAGATTTGATTGAAAATATTGAACGTGGAATTGATATGTTTGATTGTGTTATGCCTACAAGAAATGCAAGAAATGGTACTTTATTTACAAGCTTTGGAAGATTAAATATAAAAAAAGCACAATTCAAAGAAGATATATTACCAATAGATGAAGAATGCTCTTGTTTTACTTGTAAAAATTTTACAAGAGCTTATTTAAATCATCTTTTAAGAGCTGGTGAAATAACTTATTTTAGACTTGCATCAATTCATAATATTTTCTACTATTTAAATCTTATGAATCAAGCAAGAGTCGCTATTTTGGAAAACAAATGGCAAGAGTTCAAAAATGAGTTTTACGCTAAAAGAGCGAAATAA
- a CDS encoding COG3400 family protein, giving the protein MKKILIILDGIVAKKLLHRIVESNTGDNSYDVIYTNDVILPLTKPSNFTFYKFDPTSNSKLSMVLDKDVHSEVLMALNSKDEMLSTIKIIREYKKNLQITILDYWGISIKDPMVNVYKGIDVLANGMVERLPNVPVLAQNIGLKQGEIMEIKIPFGSSYAYKSVATLEHKDWRIFGIYRNQKLLELRRSLVIKPNDIILVIGKPSVLMNIYNVIGKTQGQFPMPFGSNIYLYLDLYLECEDSLKLLIDGTKYLNEKLKNSLLIVRITRPTTPSIMTFIKENLEESRSIIIHIDYANRGFKELYKEDNRRYNIGLLTPCLSMFKNKNSLSDIFETNTPIYKVGLENLRAAKNIAVVLNDYSSYEQIAPIVFDLASQLKLKSKVFNHDPIGEKDNQDELLNNYENIAKVFNEKVEIISGDSNPIRELRKQEYILQVLPLKEKMFRKRSFFKFIYTNSDLVAFDMQKFNQILIPIAQEEKN; this is encoded by the coding sequence ATGAAAAAAATATTAATAATACTAGATGGGATTGTTGCAAAGAAGTTATTACACAGAATTGTAGAGTCAAATACGGGCGATAATAGTTACGATGTAATCTATACAAATGATGTGATTTTACCTCTTACTAAACCTAGCAATTTTACTTTTTATAAATTTGATCCAACATCAAATTCAAAATTATCTATGGTTTTAGATAAAGATGTTCATAGTGAAGTTTTAATGGCATTGAATTCAAAAGATGAGATGCTAAGTACAATTAAAATTATTAGAGAATATAAGAAAAATCTTCAAATCACTATTTTGGATTATTGGGGAATAAGTATAAAAGATCCTATGGTAAATGTCTATAAAGGAATAGATGTTTTAGCAAATGGAATGGTTGAAAGACTTCCAAATGTACCAGTTTTAGCACAGAATATTGGACTAAAACAAGGTGAGATTATGGAGATTAAAATTCCATTTGGAAGCTCTTATGCTTATAAATCTGTTGCAACTTTAGAGCATAAAGATTGGAGAATCTTTGGTATTTATAGAAATCAAAAACTATTAGAACTAAGAAGAAGTTTAGTAATAAAACCAAATGATATTATTTTAGTTATTGGAAAACCTAGTGTTTTGATGAATATTTACAATGTTATAGGAAAGACTCAAGGTCAGTTTCCTATGCCATTTGGAAGCAATATATATTTATATTTAGATCTATATTTAGAGTGTGAAGATAGTTTAAAGCTTCTTATAGATGGTACAAAATATCTAAATGAAAAACTTAAAAATTCACTTTTAATAGTAAGAATTACAAGACCAACAACACCAAGTATAATGACATTTATAAAAGAAAATTTAGAAGAGTCAAGATCAATTATTATTCATATTGATTACGCAAATAGAGGATTTAAAGAGTTATATAAAGAGGATAATAGAAGATATAATATAGGTCTTCTAACTCCCTGTTTATCAATGTTTAAAAATAAAAATTCTTTATCTGATATTTTTGAGACAAATACACCTATTTATAAAGTAGGATTAGAAAATTTAAGAGCTGCAAAAAATATTGCTGTTGTTTTAAATGATTATTCTTCATATGAACAAATTGCACCAATTGTATTTGATTTGGCAAGTCAATTAAAATTAAAATCAAAAGTTTTTAATCATGATCCAATAGGAGAAAAAGATAATCAAGATGAGCTTTTAAATAATTATGAAAATATTGCAAAAGTATTTAATGAAAAAGTTGAAATAATAAGTGGAGATAGTAATCCAATTAGAGAGCTAAGAAAACAAGAGTATATATTGCAAGTTCTTCCTTTAAAAGAGAAGATGTTTAGAAAAAGAAGTTTCTTTAAATTCATATATACAAATAGTGATTTAGTTGCATTTGATATGCAAAAATTTAATCAAATTCTAATACCAATAGCACAAGAGGAAAAAAATTGA
- the murC gene encoding UDP-N-acetylmuramate--L-alanine ligase — translation MRVHFIGIGGIGLSALARLLNFDGHEVSGSDMKSSPITKELINEGIKVSCPQESKNISNDLDLVIYSAAVTDENPELIEARLKQIRTLSRKEALPIVLGDKKNYCVAGAHGKSTTTAILATILESSALIGAISKDFGSNFRYVNDVVAFEADESDASFLLSNPYCAIVTNAEPEHMEYYAYDYDKFYGAYEKFISMAKKRVVNAEDKDIKKLKIEDATYLYPSKDIKNLCYTIKDGQPCTKFTLKEYGEFEVWGFGFHIALNSSLAILAALNELDIETIRKNILNYKGIKKRFDIVQSNDKFVVIDDYAHHPTEIEATMKSVELYDNLTNFNNRIVLWQPHKYSRTSDNLEGFKKSFKRCDELIILPIWTVAGEKKIDINFEKEFASYNPIFADRVVAYEGKIELIKDDKIIKTYDEGIFLGVGAGDITYQLRY, via the coding sequence TTGAGAGTTCATTTTATAGGAATAGGTGGAATAGGTCTATCAGCATTAGCTAGACTTTTAAATTTTGATGGGCACGAAGTAAGTGGTTCTGATATGAAAAGTTCACCTATTACAAAAGAGTTGATAAATGAAGGCATAAAGGTCTCTTGTCCACAAGAATCAAAAAATATTAGTAATGATTTAGATTTGGTTATATATTCAGCAGCTGTTACAGATGAAAATCCTGAATTAATAGAAGCTAGATTAAAACAGATAAGAACATTGAGTAGAAAAGAGGCTTTACCAATAGTTTTAGGTGATAAAAAGAACTATTGTGTTGCAGGTGCTCATGGAAAATCTACAACAACAGCTATTTTGGCAACAATTCTAGAAAGTAGTGCATTAATTGGTGCAATTTCAAAAGATTTTGGATCAAATTTTAGATATGTAAATGATGTTGTGGCATTTGAAGCAGATGAATCAGATGCATCTTTTTTATTATCAAATCCATATTGTGCAATAGTTACAAATGCAGAACCTGAGCATATGGAGTATTATGCTTATGATTATGATAAATTTTATGGAGCATATGAAAAATTTATTTCTATGGCAAAAAAAAGAGTTGTAAATGCAGAAGATAAAGATATAAAAAAATTAAAAATAGAAGATGCAACATATTTGTATCCATCAAAAGATATTAAAAATCTTTGTTACACGATAAAAGATGGGCAACCTTGTACTAAATTTACTTTAAAAGAGTATGGAGAGTTTGAAGTTTGGGGCTTTGGTTTTCATATTGCATTAAATAGTTCTTTAGCAATATTAGCTGCTTTAAATGAACTTGATATAGAAACAATTAGAAAAAATATTCTAAATTATAAAGGAATAAAAAAGAGATTTGATATTGTTCAATCAAATGATAAATTTGTTGTAATTGATGATTATGCACATCATCCAACAGAGATTGAAGCAACTATGAAATCTGTTGAACTTTATGATAATCTAACAAATTTTAATAATAGAATAGTTCTTTGGCAACCACATAAATATAGTAGAACAAGTGATAATCTTGAAGGTTTTAAAAAATCTTTTAAAAGATGCGATGAGCTTATTATTCTTCCAATCTGGACAGTCGCTGGTGAAAAGAAAATCGATATAAATTTTGAAAAAGAATTTGCTTCATATAATCCAATTTTTGCAGATAGAGTTGTTGCTTATGAAGGCAAAATAGAACTTATAAAAGATGATAAAATAATAAAAACTTATGATGAGGGGATATTTTTAGGTGTGGGAGCTGGAGATATTACTTATCAATTAAGATACTAA